The genomic interval AGAATTTTCTTCTCTGGTTCTAAGGAGCTAGAATTGAATTCCAGGTCTCTGTTTTCTCCCAAAGTATATCTGCCAATAGTTACTGATCATCTGTTATATAGAGAGTCCTGGACTAGAAGGGGCCATTGGGCACAGCAAcacagaagcagaaataaaatgggTCCTTTGAGCAGAGGTTCTTAACATAAGGTCGATGGGTCAAATGGCATCACGGGCCCCGATAGTCCCTTAAATTATatacagaagtgtgtgtgtgttcatacaTGACATTTCTTCCAAATATTTTAGGCACTTTGTCAGATTCCCAAAGAAAAAGCTTAAGAACTACTGACCTAGAATGAATAGAAGTCAGGTATATGTGAAAGATTTAGAATGTCAGCAGTTTGGAATTTGTGACAGTTTTTGAAAGTTTGGCTTtgaattctagaaataaaagttctccccacacacacacactaaaaaaaaaaaaaaaaaaaagacaataaaacacCAACATTTGAGTACCCAATTTTGAGGGCCCTAATTTCACAATAAGTTTATTTCACATTGCCTTATTAATTCTTATGAGCAATACTGAGAGGGTAAGTTTCTACTCacctttattttaagaaaaataaaaaggctcaGAGAAGCTATTAACTTGCTGAAGGTCACTCAGTGGATAAAATTTAGATTGCAGTCAGATCTCAAAAGTCATTCTATTTCCACACCATCTGTTAGTCTTTGTCCCCCACCCACCACTCACCCCACCCCTACAAACCTTGCAGCTGAGATCAGAATCCAAGCCATAGCGTAAGACAGCCTTAGGGTCTGACATCATAGGGACTTTCACAGTCCTCTCCTCATCCAAATGGAAATCCTGGAGAGAAGTCTTTCTGGAGTCAAACTTTGTTACCCACTGCCCTGGAATGAAACAAATGGAGTACCCTAAGCCCCAGGAGACCGGAAAGGCATTGGGACGGTGCTGAGACCGAAACATAGTATTGGAAATTGCCTGGTTCAAGGAATATTAGTTGTCAGAGGCCCTGACACATCAGGGAATAAATAAACTCAGAAGGAaatatgttgattttattgaCTTGTTTGTCTGGGTTATACAAGTTCCATAATTGcctgggagaaaaataaattgctaTACACTTTTACAGTGGTGTGTCTGGGAGACAGAACCAAAGGCAGTCAGAGCTGGAAGGGACCCGGACATCATCTCCTAACCCCTCTCACAGCTGCAAACCCCTCTCACTGACGCCCAGGGAGGGGAAGTGACTTGCCAGCGCCCACACAGCGAGTTGATGATCAAAATCCCTTAGTTTAATGTTGCCTTTGAATATGCTGGCCTATAACTGAGTCTGTTTTCACTTTCTGGGGACCACTGCTTCAAGTAGAGCTTTTCTCTAGGCGTTAAGAGGTCCATTCTTGGTGGTTGTAAAGCATCTTAAGGGGAGGTTGCCCAGCCTGATCAGGTGGGgttgcggtggatagagcattggactgggacacagaagacccaggttcaaaaccccaaggttgccagcttgagcactggcttatctggtttgagcaaggctcaccagcttgagcccaagatcgctggcttgagcatggggtcactcagtctgctgtagcccccagtcaaggcacatatgagaaagcaatcagtaaacaactaaggtgctgcaacaaagaactgatacttttcatctctctcccttcctgtctgtttgtccctatctgtccctctctctgtcacaaaaaacaaaacaaacaaaaaagggaggTTGCCCAAAATCCCACCAAGGCTTATCCAAATAGGGCTGGCCTCCCAGTGGGCCTGTGGAATAGTCTTGGGCACATGACCACAGCTTAGAAAAATGTTGTTCAAAAACTAGCAGTGGTTTAGTGAGTACCCACTGTGTCCTGGCTTCAGTGCTAGGGTTGATGTGAATGAAGATGGGAGGTGCTGTAGAGTGCCTCTAAAGTAAGTGTATCATCCCCTTGTTACGGTGGAGAAACTAGGCCCAGAAAGGCTGTGAAGCTTGTGCAAGGCTCAGAGCCAGTAACAGGGGGGCTGGGCTTTGAACTTTGTCTGACTGCAGCCAGAAATCTAAGAGTGCCAAACAGGCACAAGAATAGTcatgctttcttctctcttctactCTCTCCACAAGCCTCTTACACTTTGTAGGCCTTGGACTTGGTGACAAGCTGACGGTGCTCAGGCAAGTGCGTTTCTCAGGTCCTCCTCTGGCTTTGCCTCTAGGTTGTTGTTGAACTAGGTCTTTGATTTCCCCCCTTTCCTGGTCCTGTCTGATCCCCACCATCCATCCTGGGCCaaaagagaagtggagaagcCCTCACCCTTGAAGTAAGCCACACCCAGGAGGAGAATGCTGATTTCACTGGGCATTTCCCTCGTGGACCTAGCGATTTTCCCTTTCATCTGGGCCTGCACCCAGTTGTTAATCTCCTGAAGGTCCACGCGAGAATTGCCGGTCAGGATTCTAGGCCTGGTCCCATATGACTTTTCCAGTGGTGCAACGAAGCTGGATTTTATCCGCAGCTCTGGGAAGAGATGGAGCAGGGTTAACGTAGTCTGAGAGCTCAACCATTATTCCCTCTTTGAAAAGCATGCCTGGCTCAGGCTTTGGTTTACCACTCAGCAGGCCCTGACTTCCTGCCTAGTGCCTTCTTCCCTGACTTGCTGGGACTCCGTGCCAGCTTCCCCGGGCGGCACTGAACAGGGAACTATAGATTTTGCTCACagctgtttctcttcatgttactgccctcccccagccctcccacTGTCTGTCAGCCCACTTCCTCTTTCTGATCCCCTTTGGGATCACAGGGCCCCTTCCTGCCTACCAGTGCCAGGCCTGGCCCGGGCAGACATGATCTACTGTTTAGAAAGAAACCACCCCTTACGGAGCAAAGAGCCCCATGCTCCTCAGACAGTCCTGGCTAGCACACTCACTCCTCTCAAAGATGATCCGGGACACAGTCTTCAGGCTTTTTGGGGGGGCAGTGATGGAGGCAAGGAGTTCCTTATAGGTGCCATGAATGTCTGGGTTGGTGATCAGGTCATAGTAGAGAGCTCGGTGAATGCTGGATTCTGTCCGCTGTTCAGCTCCTGCCAGAGAGACAAGGCCTCGGTAACTGTTCACCTGGGCACAACTCAGGCCAGCTCCCATGACTGGAAAGAGACATATACCCTTAGTCTTTTTGTCTTCTGATACTGGAGACATTCTAGGTAGGAAGGAATTTGAAGGCGGCAGAAGAAATAGAGATTTTCCTAAGGCAGGCTCAGGGCATCAGGCCCGGAGCGAGAGAAAGGTGGGAATGAGGCTGCCAGTCCCTGTGCCTCTGCCATCACAGCACTCTCCAGACTGCTCTGTAGCTACCTGTTTATCAGTTTCCCCTGTGGACTCGGCTGCGACCCCAGTGACAGCAGAAACTatgccagtttgtgtgcagtTATATCCCCAGAAACTAGGCTAATGGCTGGCATGTGGTAGAAGCCCATAGAAGGAATTCATGAGTGTCAAAGTCACCATGTCACCAAGTGGTCCTGAAGTCACACACCTGTGTCAGCAAGTGCTCAGCACCCTCCAGTGGAGTGAGGGAGATGTATGTGCACCGGCTTCAAGCTCTCACTCGCATGCTGGGACCCCGCGGGGGCCAGTTTCAATGGCTGTGTGCCCCTCCCTGAGCAGAAGTGTCTCTcgggccacagatgggcagtgGCTGGATGGCAGCTCTAGGATCCGGGGCTTTCGGTGTCAGAGAACTCACCCAGCGACAGGGCAGAGAGGGCAGTGGCCACACTGAGTGGAGACAGCAGCACATTGGCAGTGGGGCTCAGGCTGGATTTCACTCGGTACAGGTCATAGCCGAAGTTGGAGACGGCTGCTGCCAGCTTGTTCACGGGGACCTTGAAGAAGgggtcctcctcctccactgACACCCCCGTGGTTTCGGGGGCTGGGGAGCCCTGGATTTGAGTACAAGGACCAGTGGAGATGAGCAGAGGATGCCTGGTCTCCTCACCACTTTGAGTAGGACCGTTGTTCTGGCCCCCTGCCCGAGTATGGTATGTTTAGCCTAACATCGGAATGAGTTTGTTCCCTGATCATTTAGGAGCTCTCTGCTGAGGAGAGGCCCAGAAGACAGATTGGCTGATTAGGTTTAAATGCTAGTGACTGTGAGCTTCAGGCCAtgacacacatttaaaaaaaaaaaaaaagaagaagaagaaaaaaaataaaatttttaaaaaaagaagaagaagcctgaccaggcggtggcgcagtggatagagcgtcaggctgggatgccgaggacccaggttcaagaccctgaggtgaccagcttgagcacgggctcatctggtttgagcaaaagctcaccagcttggacccaaggtcgctggctcgagcaaggggttactcagtctgctgaaggcccacggtcaaggcacatgtgagaaagcaatcaatgaacaactaaggtgtcacaacgaaaaactgatgattgatgcttctcatctctctccgttcctgtctgtctgtccctgtctatccctctctctgactctctctctgtctctgtaaaaacaaaacaaacaaaaaaaaccaactaaaGTGATGCCACTtcgaattcatgcttctcatctctctccctttctgtctctctcttaaaaaaaaaagagaggagaagaacGCCCTCTCCTTCCAAGAAACCCCGTTCCCAGGCCAGACAGGGTTCCTCTCTGCTCGCCCTTGCTTATTGATCCCCGGTCTCTATCTGTCAAACCCTCCCTGGATTTCATGGCCCTGCTTGGATACCGTCTCTGCCACCACAGACTTTCCCAGTTTGCCCCAATCTGAAGGTACCTTTTGGTTTtctgaccttttttattttagagtcaAATACCACCTATGTATATTAACCACCTGCCATGTACTGACTGGGCTCCGTGCTAGCTCTTTTCATTGGAGTTACTTCATTTTATACTTGCTGATGTATTTAATACCCCGAAGACTAATATCGCTAAAGATTGAGTTCCTTGAAGGCAAGATCTGAGTCTTATCGTTTCCACCCATCCCTAGCACCTACAGAGTGGGAGTTTAATAGATGAAATAGTGACTAGCCACGTGGTTCGGCATTtttaatcccattttatagacaagaaaacAGACACTTGGGTAAAActaacttgcctaaagtcacaaaGCTAGTGAGAGGTAGAGCCAGAATTCAACAAAGTCCAGGACCTTGGCTACCCTGGCCATTCCTGTGACAATCACTACCCCCATGGTTACATAGCACAGGCTTCTCTGCACCTGCCTCTGCAACCCAAATGTACTCCCTCTGCACAGAAAATAGGCCGTCCTGCACGCTTACATCAGAACAAATATCCGAGAGTAGTAACCACAGTGAG from Saccopteryx leptura isolate mSacLep1 chromosome 2, mSacLep1_pri_phased_curated, whole genome shotgun sequence carries:
- the SERPINF1 gene encoding pigment epithelium-derived factor; the encoded protein is MQVLMLLLWTGALLGSGSCQNSAGSPEGSPAPETTGVSVEEEDPFFKVPVNKLAAAVSNFGYDLYRVKSSLSPTANVLLSPLSVATALSALSLGAEQRTESSIHRALYYDLITNPDIHGTYKELLASITAPPKSLKTVSRIIFERKLRIKSSFVAPLEKSYGTRPRILTGNSRVDLQEINNWVQAQMKGKIARSTREMPSEISILLLGVAYFKGQWVTKFDSRKTSLQDFHLDEERTVKVPMMSDPKAVLRYGLDSDLSCKIAQLPLTGRMSVIFFLPLKVTQNLTMIEESLTSEFIHDIDRELKTVQAVLTIPKLKLSYEGEVTKSLQEMKLQSLFDTPDFSKITGKSIKLTQVEHRAGFEWNEDGTSTTPSPELQPARLTFPLDYHLNQPFIFVLRDTDTGALLFIGKILDPRGT